From Cellulosimicrobium cellulans, the proteins below share one genomic window:
- a CDS encoding carboxypeptidase regulatory-like domain-containing protein → MSTEPTHSPDEPLDAVDLALLAELARIAEEIDPVPDGLVERSLFAITLAGLEAEVMELEYVQVPEMSVRGDAPPVEARTITFTSESVTVMISLSATDDGHIRIDGWAAPATALRVELHRPGSVSETTSDDDGRFVFDAVDRGPASLVVRRADGAGGAVSTPVVEL, encoded by the coding sequence ATGAGCACCGAGCCGACGCACAGCCCCGACGAGCCGCTCGACGCCGTCGACCTCGCGCTGCTCGCGGAGCTGGCGCGCATCGCCGAGGAGATCGACCCCGTGCCCGACGGCCTCGTGGAGCGGTCGCTGTTCGCGATCACCCTCGCCGGCCTCGAGGCCGAGGTCATGGAGCTGGAGTACGTCCAGGTCCCCGAGATGTCCGTGCGGGGCGACGCGCCGCCCGTCGAGGCGCGCACCATCACCTTCACGTCCGAGTCCGTCACGGTCATGATCTCCCTCTCGGCGACCGACGACGGGCACATCCGCATCGACGGCTGGGCCGCCCCGGCGACGGCGCTGCGCGTCGAGCTGCACCGGCCTGGCTCCGTGAGCGAGACCACGAGCGACGACGACGGCCGCTTCGTCTTCGACGCCGTCGACCGCGGCCCCGCGAGCCTCGTCGTGCGCCGTGCCGACGGCGCCGGCGGCGCCGTGAGCACCCCGGTCGTCGAGCTGTAG
- the rplL gene encoding 50S ribosomal protein L7/L12, which yields MAKLSTDELIAQFKDLTLIELNEFVKAFEETFEVTAAAPVAAAAPAAAGGGAAAEEAEEKTEFDVILEAAGDKKIQVIKEVRALTSLGLKEAKDLVDGAPKPVLEAVAKDAADKAKAALEGAGATVTVK from the coding sequence ATGGCGAAGCTCAGCACCGACGAGCTCATTGCGCAGTTCAAGGACCTCACCCTCATCGAGCTCAACGAGTTCGTGAAGGCCTTCGAGGAGACCTTCGAGGTCACCGCGGCCGCCCCCGTCGCCGCTGCTGCCCCGGCTGCCGCCGGTGGCGGTGCCGCCGCCGAGGAGGCCGAGGAGAAGACGGAGTTCGACGTCATCCTCGAGGCTGCCGGCGACAAGAAGATCCAGGTCATCAAGGAGGTGCGCGCCCTCACGTCCCTCGGTCTCAAGGAGGCCAAGGACCTCGTCGACGGCGCCCCCAAGCCCGTCCTGGAGGCTGTCGCGAAGGACGCCGCGGACAAGGCGAAGGCTGCCCTCGAGGGCGCCGGCGCCACGGTCACCGTCAAGTGA
- a CDS encoding CHAT domain-containing protein — MCHLESRGDVEHALDLLSDAASVVEHDGALRAVVLGQRGLVLHRTGSLGEALRAMDEAVGLVPPEDERDRAVLHMNRGSLHSDLGRLTSAAADFADCLALARRIENEMYASMAAHNLGWVMYLQGDLPAALRAMDEAAEQAPDRHAAVGLIDRAQVLLDAGLLTEADDALREAREHLSRYRMLRDLAEVELVRSRVVLGLRRYTDARRLARSASRRFDRLGNTPWMLRARVAELQAALTEHRSDGVTPTTARRHAAWALDLAREGDTLGGVAGLGVTIPAQLLAAEWLVTAGDVPAAQDVLAQVPGRLDRAPLPVRLQHEAVLAQLAFAAGDRRGGVRAVRRGQSALAEHRARLGSVDAVTASAVHGVRLGNVDVAAALRTRRPGTIFDAVERGRAAFAGTGRVRPPSDPVLADLLAAARREVEAARALGAPSDPSHLARRQDHLRAARRLQDDARRRAWQHGGGAATPVAATERRLRSALAAAGTDAVVADLVLDGDDVLAVRVSASGTRLVRLGARVTVAEQVRRARADLAVLSNVLIPVPMREAAVASLTRTLTALDDALVLPLEADGDLHVAARDLLLALPWASLPSRRGRRTWANSWVDLRPGEPVRRGDEAFVVAGPGLRFSGAEAKLVASVWEGAEALAGEDATCEAVVEGLRTAGVVHLAAHGTHETDNPLFSSLRLADGPLFAHELDGTDLHGVVVVLSACEVGLSTPRIGGESLGLTSVLLRLGARAVIASVAPLRDDVAARVMPSLHAELRDGAMPGTALARAVADEPEPVPLVCFGPLVL, encoded by the coding sequence GTGTGCCACCTGGAGTCGCGTGGCGACGTCGAGCACGCGCTCGACCTGCTGTCTGACGCGGCCTCGGTGGTCGAGCACGACGGTGCCCTTCGTGCCGTCGTGCTCGGCCAGCGCGGCCTCGTGCTGCACCGGACGGGCTCGCTCGGCGAAGCTCTGCGGGCGATGGACGAGGCGGTCGGTCTCGTTCCGCCGGAGGACGAACGAGACCGAGCTGTCCTCCACATGAACCGAGGGAGCCTGCACTCGGACCTCGGCCGCCTGACCTCGGCCGCCGCCGACTTCGCGGACTGCCTCGCCCTGGCGCGCCGGATCGAGAACGAGATGTACGCGTCCATGGCGGCGCACAACCTCGGGTGGGTCATGTATCTGCAGGGCGACCTCCCGGCGGCCCTGCGTGCGATGGACGAGGCCGCAGAGCAGGCGCCGGACCGGCACGCCGCCGTCGGCCTGATCGACCGCGCGCAGGTGCTGCTCGACGCCGGGCTGCTGACCGAGGCCGACGACGCGCTGCGCGAGGCGCGCGAGCACCTCTCGCGCTACCGCATGCTGCGCGACCTCGCCGAGGTCGAGCTGGTGCGGTCGCGCGTCGTGCTCGGCCTGCGCCGCTACACCGACGCCCGCCGACTGGCCCGGTCGGCGTCGCGCCGGTTCGATCGGCTGGGGAACACCCCGTGGATGCTGCGCGCCCGCGTCGCCGAGCTGCAGGCGGCGCTCACGGAGCACCGGTCGGACGGCGTGACGCCGACGACGGCGCGGCGGCACGCCGCCTGGGCGCTCGACCTCGCGCGCGAGGGCGACACGCTCGGCGGCGTCGCCGGCCTCGGCGTGACGATCCCGGCCCAGCTCCTCGCTGCCGAGTGGCTCGTGACCGCAGGGGACGTGCCCGCCGCGCAGGACGTCCTCGCGCAGGTTCCCGGGCGGCTCGACCGTGCCCCGCTGCCCGTGCGGCTGCAGCACGAGGCCGTGCTCGCCCAGCTCGCGTTCGCGGCTGGTGACCGTCGCGGCGGCGTGCGGGCCGTGCGGCGCGGCCAGTCGGCCCTCGCCGAGCACCGTGCGCGGCTCGGCTCCGTGGACGCGGTGACGGCATCAGCCGTGCACGGGGTCCGGCTCGGCAACGTGGACGTGGCGGCGGCGCTGCGGACGCGGCGTCCTGGGACGATCTTCGACGCGGTCGAGCGGGGTCGCGCGGCGTTCGCGGGCACCGGCCGCGTGCGCCCTCCGTCGGACCCGGTCCTCGCGGACCTCCTCGCCGCGGCGCGCCGCGAGGTCGAGGCCGCCCGCGCGCTCGGCGCCCCCTCGGACCCCTCGCACCTCGCCCGGCGTCAGGACCACCTGCGGGCTGCCCGCCGGCTGCAGGACGACGCGCGGCGGCGCGCGTGGCAGCACGGGGGAGGGGCGGCGACCCCGGTCGCCGCGACGGAGCGCCGCCTTCGTTCTGCGCTCGCCGCGGCGGGCACCGACGCCGTGGTCGCGGACCTCGTGCTCGACGGTGACGACGTGCTCGCGGTCCGCGTCTCCGCGTCCGGGACGCGGCTCGTCCGGCTCGGGGCGCGCGTGACGGTCGCCGAGCAGGTCCGCCGGGCCCGAGCGGACCTCGCCGTGCTGTCGAACGTGCTCATCCCCGTCCCGATGCGGGAGGCGGCGGTCGCGTCGCTCACGCGCACGCTGACCGCGCTCGACGACGCCCTCGTGCTGCCCCTGGAGGCCGACGGCGACCTGCACGTCGCGGCGCGCGACCTCCTGCTCGCGCTCCCGTGGGCGTCGCTGCCCTCACGGCGTGGTCGGCGCACATGGGCCAACTCGTGGGTGGACCTGCGCCCCGGCGAACCCGTCCGGCGGGGGGACGAGGCGTTCGTCGTCGCCGGCCCGGGACTGCGGTTCTCGGGCGCGGAGGCCAAGCTCGTCGCGTCGGTCTGGGAGGGGGCCGAGGCCCTCGCGGGCGAGGACGCCACGTGCGAGGCGGTGGTCGAGGGGCTCCGGACCGCCGGCGTGGTCCATCTCGCGGCGCACGGGACGCACGAGACCGACAACCCGCTCTTCTCCTCGCTGCGTCTGGCGGACGGCCCGCTGTTCGCGCACGAGCTCGACGGGACCGACCTGCACGGCGTGGTCGTGGTCCTGTCGGCGTGCGAGGTCGGACTCTCGACGCCGCGCATCGGCGGCGAGTCGCTCGGCCTGACGAGCGTCCTCCTGCGGCTCGGCGCGCGCGCCGTGATCGCGAGCGTCGCCCCGCTGCGCGACGACGTCGCCGCACGCGTCATGCCGTCGCTCCACGCGGAGCTGCGCGACGGCGCCATGCCCGGGACGGCGCTCGCCCGTGCGGTCGCCGACGAGCCCGAGCCCGTCCCGCTGGTCTGCTTCGGTCCCCTGGTGCTCTGA
- a CDS encoding glycosyl hydrolase family 18 protein: MRTVLSGRTRGRTGRALRALATVVAAATVAAGGALAAAPATAAPAPAVAAPAAASAGSTQWLTGYWHNFDNGSVTMRLSEIPQAYNLVAIAFADNLTGTPGGITFNLSSAELGGYTEAQFKADIATIRSQGRKVVLSVGGEKGNVIVSNATEAKNFADTAYGLMQEYGFDGVDIDLEHGINATYMSSALHQLSAKVGPNLVLTMAPQTIDYQATSMGYYQLTLAIKDILTIVNTQYYNSGSMMGCNQQVYSQGTVDFLTALSCIQLEMGLRPDQVGIGVPAVQKAAGGGYQPLANVVKAVDCLEVGTGCGSFKPATPYGKIGGVMTWSINWDKTNNYQVASVIGGRLASGPTTPTDPTDPTDPTDPTDPTDPGTCTAPAWSASAVYTGGNRVSLQGHTYEAKWWTTNENPTQSGQWGVWKDLGTC; this comes from the coding sequence GTGAGAACAGTCCTCTCCGGCCGCACGCGCGGCCGCACCGGGCGCGCGCTGCGCGCCCTCGCCACCGTCGTCGCCGCAGCGACCGTCGCCGCGGGCGGCGCCCTCGCTGCCGCGCCCGCGACCGCGGCGCCCGCGCCGGCCGTCGCCGCACCCGCCGCCGCGTCCGCGGGCAGCACCCAGTGGCTCACCGGCTACTGGCACAACTTCGACAACGGCTCGGTGACGATGCGCCTGTCGGAGATCCCGCAGGCGTACAACCTCGTCGCGATCGCCTTCGCCGACAACCTGACCGGCACGCCGGGCGGCATCACGTTCAACCTCTCCAGCGCGGAGCTGGGCGGCTACACGGAGGCGCAGTTCAAGGCCGACATCGCGACGATCCGGTCGCAGGGCCGCAAGGTCGTGCTCTCCGTCGGCGGCGAGAAGGGCAACGTCATCGTCTCCAACGCGACGGAGGCCAAGAACTTCGCCGACACCGCGTACGGGCTCATGCAGGAGTACGGCTTCGACGGCGTCGACATCGACCTCGAGCACGGCATCAACGCGACGTACATGTCGAGCGCGCTGCACCAGCTCTCCGCGAAGGTCGGCCCGAACCTCGTCCTCACGATGGCGCCGCAGACGATCGACTACCAGGCGACGAGCATGGGGTACTACCAGCTCACCCTGGCGATCAAGGACATCCTCACGATCGTCAACACCCAGTACTACAACTCGGGCTCGATGATGGGCTGCAACCAGCAGGTCTACTCGCAGGGCACGGTCGACTTCCTCACCGCGCTGTCCTGCATCCAGCTCGAGATGGGCCTGCGCCCCGACCAGGTCGGCATCGGCGTGCCCGCCGTCCAGAAGGCCGCCGGCGGCGGCTACCAGCCGCTCGCCAACGTCGTGAAGGCCGTCGACTGCCTCGAGGTCGGCACCGGCTGCGGGTCGTTCAAGCCCGCGACGCCGTACGGCAAGATCGGCGGCGTCATGACGTGGTCGATCAACTGGGACAAGACGAACAACTACCAGGTCGCCTCGGTCATCGGCGGGCGTCTCGCCAGCGGCCCGACCACGCCGACCGACCCGACCGACCCCACGGACCCGACCGACCCCACGGACCCCACCGACCCGGGCACCTGCACCGCCCCGGCGTGGTCAGCGTCGGCCGTGTACACCGGCGGCAACCGCGTCTCCCTCCAGGGCCACACCTACGAGGCGAAGTGGTGGACGACCAACGAGAACCCGACGCAGAGCGGGCAGTGGGGCGTCTGGAAGGACCTCGGCACCTGCTGA
- a CDS encoding RNA polymerase sigma factor, giving the protein MTRTTDEVADTDEPGLSLGDRGAFALLEYRDGRPHALGEFVREATPLLWHTVRAQGVEREQADDIVQTVWVALVRNAMTIKEPHAVLKWLLITAKRAAWEAVRKHRDEAKRRTELPDDTDEGVPELPSGDPTPDVEVLRNERDRTLWAALDQLPDRCRRLLRLVSLADRPDYKAISAAIGMPVGSIGSTRGRCLAKLRDIIDDQGESWEAS; this is encoded by the coding sequence ATGACGAGAACGACCGACGAGGTGGCCGACACCGACGAACCGGGCCTGAGCCTGGGGGACCGGGGTGCGTTCGCGCTCCTCGAGTACCGGGACGGTCGCCCCCACGCCCTCGGCGAGTTCGTCCGCGAGGCGACGCCCCTGCTCTGGCACACGGTGCGGGCGCAGGGCGTCGAGCGCGAGCAGGCCGACGACATCGTCCAGACGGTGTGGGTCGCGCTCGTGCGGAACGCGATGACGATCAAGGAACCGCACGCCGTCCTGAAGTGGCTGCTCATCACGGCCAAGCGCGCCGCATGGGAGGCCGTGCGCAAGCACCGCGACGAGGCCAAGCGCCGCACCGAGCTCCCCGACGACACCGACGAGGGCGTGCCGGAGCTCCCCTCGGGAGACCCGACGCCGGACGTCGAGGTGCTCCGCAACGAGCGCGACCGCACGCTGTGGGCCGCGCTGGACCAGCTGCCGGACCGCTGCCGGCGGCTCCTGCGGCTCGTGTCGCTCGCCGACCGACCCGACTACAAGGCCATCTCGGCCGCGATCGGCATGCCTGTCGGGAGCATCGGCTCCACGCGTGGCCGCTGCCTCGCCAAGCTGCGCGACATCATCGACGACCAGGGGGAATCGTGGGAAGCATCATGA
- the rplA gene encoding 50S ribosomal protein L1 translates to MATRSKAYRNAEEKIDRERLYAPLEAIRLAKETSTVKYDATVEVVFRLGVDPRKADQMVRGTVNLPNGTGKTARVIVFANAAKAEEARAAGADEVGGDDLIEKVAGGYTDFDAAVATPDLMGKVGRLGKVLGPRGLMPNPKTGTVTMDVAKAVSDIKGGKIEFRVDKHSNLHFIIGKVSFDEKALVENYAAAIEEVLRLKPSSSKGRYITKATLTTTMGPGIPLDQSKTTKLLEDDAA, encoded by the coding sequence AGATCGACCGCGAGCGTCTCTACGCGCCGCTCGAGGCGATCCGTCTCGCCAAGGAGACGTCGACCGTGAAGTACGACGCGACCGTCGAGGTCGTGTTCCGCCTGGGCGTCGACCCGCGCAAGGCGGACCAGATGGTCCGCGGCACGGTCAACCTGCCGAACGGCACGGGCAAGACGGCCCGCGTCATCGTCTTCGCGAACGCGGCGAAGGCCGAGGAGGCCCGTGCGGCCGGTGCCGACGAGGTCGGCGGCGACGACCTCATCGAGAAGGTCGCCGGTGGCTACACCGACTTCGACGCCGCCGTGGCGACGCCGGACCTCATGGGCAAGGTCGGCCGCCTGGGCAAGGTGCTCGGTCCCCGTGGCCTCATGCCGAACCCGAAGACCGGCACCGTGACGATGGACGTGGCGAAGGCCGTGTCCGACATCAAGGGCGGCAAGATCGAGTTCCGCGTCGACAAGCACTCGAACCTGCACTTCATCATCGGCAAGGTCTCGTTCGACGAGAAGGCGCTCGTGGAGAACTACGCGGCGGCGATCGAAGAGGTCCTGCGTCTCAAGCCGTCCTCCTCGAAGGGCCGGTACATCACCAAGGCCACGCTGACGACGACGATGGGCCCCGGCATCCCGCTGGACCAGTCCAAGACGACGAAGCTGCTCGAGGACGACGCCGCCTGA
- the rplJ gene encoding 50S ribosomal protein L10, producing the protein MARPDKAAAVAEISEKLRDSNAAVLTEYRGLTVAQLKQLRRSLSGNATYAVVKNTLTAIAAKEAGVEGLDADLQGPSAIAFVTGDPVEAAKGLRDFAKANPALVIKGGVLDGRPLTAAEVTKLADLESREVLLAKAAGAMKAKLFQAAYVFTANTAQAARVIDALRQKQESEGAAA; encoded by the coding sequence ATGGCGAGGCCGGACAAGGCAGCCGCAGTCGCCGAGATCTCGGAGAAGCTCCGCGACTCGAACGCTGCCGTGCTGACCGAGTACCGCGGGCTCACCGTCGCGCAGCTCAAGCAGCTGCGTCGGTCGCTCAGCGGCAACGCAACCTACGCCGTGGTGAAGAACACGCTGACCGCTATCGCGGCCAAGGAGGCCGGTGTCGAGGGACTCGACGCCGACCTGCAGGGCCCGTCGGCAATCGCCTTCGTCACCGGGGACCCGGTCGAGGCTGCCAAGGGTCTGCGTGACTTCGCCAAGGCGAACCCCGCGCTGGTCATCAAGGGCGGTGTCCTCGACGGGCGCCCCCTGACCGCCGCGGAGGTCACGAAGCTCGCGGACCTCGAGTCCCGCGAGGTCCTGCTGGCCAAGGCGGCCGGCGCGATGAAGGCCAAGCTCTTCCAGGCTGCCTACGTCTTCACCGCGAACACCGCCCAGGCCGCCCGCGTCATCGATGCCCTGCGTCAGAAGCAGGAATCGGAGGGCGCTGCCGCCTGA
- a CDS encoding S8 family serine peptidase — protein MSQSSTDLPAPGGDAYAGRAMRFLDPIDVRPRRGRPPLNPTWYVADRLIVQGPPPRALRERISGRTDVDALVAFAEGGSGGMQPIEQAARGRGWSVALDTAGDRAPLSVARALGDVVGEGPEHADDDEYGFALRLVPDDHDEVPDAWKLVEELSGLLDPGDPEGPTITLDHVMTATPYSTPLPYSTPLPYSTPLPYSTPLPYSTPLPYSTPLPYSTPLPVRGLAEYGQAGTGGRSPVRRLGGAPPRKPAGDSPLVDETGRRRPVVAVLDTGVGSHPWFGEYFPEDPTRGDGNGVVLRSATLDGHPIGTFPIARRPADDAEYGGASSAPLTGPLDPIAGHGTFIAGVVHQIAPEAAILPVRIFGGSGTVPEWDVLQSLRRLLRFHLRGLREVDGYFPIDVAVLSMGYYHEEPEDLAYDVPLRSLLRALRQAGVVVVVAAGNDGSTRPMYPAAFAPQVSGTASTVVVEDEQLSHDYVPILTVGARNPDGSTALFTNEGAWVTTLRPGAAIVSTFPTTLNGPTTPSLQLPDGRFGGVRATIDPESFEGGFGTWSGTSFAAPVLAAEIGAVLETGLLPGGSGTLGDRVADRVDAAWKAVTATVGIERPGTRD, from the coding sequence GTGAGCCAGTCCTCCACCGACCTTCCTGCTCCCGGCGGCGACGCCTATGCCGGACGTGCGATGCGATTCCTCGACCCGATCGACGTGCGCCCGCGGCGCGGACGCCCACCGCTCAACCCCACCTGGTACGTCGCCGACAGGCTGATCGTGCAGGGGCCGCCGCCCCGCGCGCTGCGCGAGCGCATCTCCGGGCGTACCGACGTCGACGCTCTCGTCGCGTTCGCCGAGGGCGGCAGCGGAGGGATGCAGCCCATCGAGCAGGCGGCGCGAGGACGAGGGTGGTCGGTAGCCCTCGACACGGCCGGTGACCGCGCCCCGCTCTCGGTCGCACGCGCACTGGGCGACGTGGTGGGGGAAGGACCGGAGCACGCCGACGACGACGAGTACGGGTTCGCGCTGCGTCTGGTCCCGGACGACCACGACGAGGTTCCCGACGCGTGGAAGCTCGTGGAGGAGCTCTCCGGACTCCTCGACCCGGGCGATCCAGAAGGCCCGACGATCACGCTCGACCACGTCATGACGGCTACGCCCTACTCGACACCGTTGCCCTACTCGACGCCCTTGCCGTACTCGACGCCGTTGCCGTACTCGACGCCGTTGCCGTACTCGACACCGTTGCCGTACTCGACGCCCTTGCCGTACTCGACGCCACTCCCCGTCCGGGGGCTCGCGGAGTATGGTCAGGCGGGCACCGGGGGCCGTTCACCCGTTCGCCGGCTCGGCGGGGCCCCGCCCCGGAAGCCGGCGGGCGACTCTCCGCTCGTCGACGAGACGGGTCGTCGTCGCCCGGTCGTCGCAGTGCTCGACACCGGCGTCGGTTCGCACCCGTGGTTCGGCGAGTACTTCCCGGAGGACCCGACCCGAGGCGACGGCAACGGTGTGGTCCTGCGCTCCGCGACGCTCGACGGTCACCCGATCGGTACCTTCCCGATCGCCCGGCGGCCGGCTGACGACGCGGAGTACGGGGGCGCGTCGTCGGCGCCGCTGACCGGACCGCTGGACCCGATCGCCGGCCACGGCACCTTCATCGCTGGCGTGGTCCACCAGATCGCGCCGGAGGCGGCGATCCTGCCGGTGCGGATCTTCGGCGGTTCAGGCACGGTGCCCGAGTGGGACGTGCTCCAGTCGCTGCGTCGGCTCCTGCGGTTCCACCTGCGGGGCCTGCGGGAGGTCGACGGCTACTTCCCGATCGACGTCGCCGTCCTCTCGATGGGCTACTACCACGAGGAGCCCGAGGACCTGGCCTACGACGTCCCTCTCCGTTCACTCCTCCGCGCGCTGCGCCAGGCGGGTGTGGTGGTGGTCGTCGCAGCGGGGAACGACGGCTCGACGCGTCCGATGTACCCGGCAGCCTTCGCGCCGCAGGTCTCGGGGACTGCGAGCACCGTCGTCGTGGAGGACGAGCAGCTGTCGCACGACTACGTTCCGATCCTCACCGTCGGTGCGCGCAACCCGGACGGCTCCACGGCGCTCTTCACCAACGAGGGCGCATGGGTGACCACCCTTCGGCCGGGCGCGGCGATCGTCAGCACGTTCCCGACGACGCTCAACGGCCCGACGACCCCGTCGCTCCAGCTCCCCGACGGTCGGTTCGGGGGTGTGCGCGCGACGATCGACCCCGAGAGCTTCGAGGGAGGCTTCGGCACGTGGAGCGGGACGTCGTTCGCGGCCCCGGTGCTGGCTGCCGAGATCGGCGCGGTCCTGGAGACCGGGTTGCTGCCCGGTGGGAGCGGTACCCTCGGTGACCGGGTGGCAGACCGTGTCGACGCGGCGTGGAAGGCCGTCACGGCGACGGTGGGGATCGAGCGACCGGGAACGCGCGACTAG